One window of the Pyrus communis chromosome 17, drPyrComm1.1, whole genome shotgun sequence genome contains the following:
- the LOC137721773 gene encoding protein FAR-RED ELONGATED HYPOCOTYL 1-like, translated as MEMEGFKENPSEIHSFPVINVISPMKKRKFHEEQLGLPTPKHRCWARVFPSDESVSMFDGNHEIKNMQKQTLNRKIDGASLDDRSEPESGGGSNSFAGDSGYATLVYGDSKVGPVYAQTCQYDRPSTSSGNGISHSADELKYVNGDHQPMHPHGEIQEFQNLEEHIQEFGNRMDYIFAEYGDDCIEQCMDTGCEDLIYPNGLKPNTYVLSSGRWSVDQEGQSAGSSRKPTIDQEFEQYFSSLML; from the exons ATGGAGATGGAAGGATTCAAAGAGAACCCATCTGAGATCCACAG CTTCCCTGTCATCAATGTTATAAGTCcgatgaagaaaagaaaatttcacgAGGAACAATTGGGCTTGCCAACACCAAAGCACAGGTGCTGGGCACGAGTATTTCCATCTGATGAATCCGTCTCCATGTTTGATGGAAACCATGAAATAAAGAATATGCAAAAACAGACGCTGAACAGAAAGATAGACGGGGCATCCCTGGATGACAGGTCTGAACCTGAATCCGGAGGAGGCAGCAATAGTTTCGCCGGAGATTCTGGTTATGCAACGTTGGTTTATGGTGATTCTAAAGTCGGACCCGTGTATGCACAGACATGCCAATACGATAGGCCTTCCACTTCATCTGGGAACGGCATCAGCCATAGTGCAGATGAACTAAAATATGTGAATGGAGACCATCAACCTATGCATCCACACGGCGAAATACAAGAATTTCAGAATCTTGAAGAACACATCCAGGAATTTGGAAACCGGATGGATTACATTTTCGCAGAATACGGAGATGACTGCATTGAGCAATGTATGGACACAGGTTGCGAAGATCTCATCTACCCCAACGGTTTGAAGCCGAACACATATGTACTTTCATCCGGAAGATGGAGTGTCGACCAAG AGGGTCAATCAGCAGGCAGCAGCAGGAAGCCAACCATTGATCAAGAATTCGAGCAGTATTTTTCCTCGCTAATGCTGTAG